The proteins below come from a single Triticum aestivum cultivar Chinese Spring chromosome 5D, IWGSC CS RefSeq v2.1, whole genome shotgun sequence genomic window:
- the LOC123123196 gene encoding uncharacterized protein, with amino-acid sequence MPFQLKPGHHHGAMDGKPPPPPPTLAPAPTPPAPPRVSRLRRLLVRVSASERLAVAGDGKEREKEERPAAGGEAEVGSVGLDRMVLSFMEDSAAVERPPRGRCNCFNGSNYEESDDEEGFFLPSGQASAPPPSAAGDTLEALKGLVQSASVAERNLLADASRIAERCGRTCKGKAECRRAVADGLRALGYDAAVCKSRWEKTKSYPAGEHEYIDAVVGDGGRLIVEVHFRSEFEVARSTKAYRAALQALPPLFVGTSDRLGKIVSVVAEAARQSMKKKGLHFPPWRKPEYMRAKWLSPHVRTGDKSAATPSPAASATATAVSAASFSGEFELLFGMNRSGVSPTPGEKITVVVSPWRPTEEAASKKQQPRAKVVTGLAAVL; translated from the exons ATGCCGTTCCAGCTCAAGCCCGGTCACCACCACGGCGCCATGGacgggaagccgccgccgccgccgccgacgctcgcgcccgccccgacgccgcccgcgccgcccaggGTCTCCCGCCTCCGCAGGCTGCTCGTGAGGGTCTCCGCCTCGGAGCGCCTCGCGGTCGCCGGGGACGGGAAGGAgcgggagaaggaggagaggcccGCGGCCGGCGGGGAGGCGGAGGTCGGCTCGGTGGGGCTCGACCGCATGGTGCTCAGCTTCATGGAGGACTCCGCGGCCGTCGAGCGGCCGCCGCGCGGCCGCTGCAACTGCTTCAACGGCAGCAACTacgaggagagcgacgacgagGAGGGCTTCTTCCTCCCCTCCGGCCAGGCCTCCGCGCCGCCCCCGTCCGCGGCCGGCGACACCCTGGAGGCACTCAAG GGTTTGGTGCAGAGCGCGAGCGTCGCGGAGCGGAACCTTCTCGCCGACGCTTCCAGGATCGCCGAGCGGTGCGGCCGGACCTGCAAGGGAAAGGCCGAgtgccgccgcgccgtcgccgacGGCCTCCGGGCCCTCGGCTACGACGCCGCCGTCTGCAAGTCGCGCTGGGAGAAGACTAAGTCCTACCCCGCAG GGGAGCACGAGTACATCGACGCCGTGGTTGGGGACGGAGGGCGGCTGATCGTGGAGGTGCACTTCAGGTCCGAGTTCGAGGTGGCCCGGTCGACCAAGGCGTACCGCGCGGCGCTCCAGGCGCTGCCGCCGCTGTTCGTGGGCACGTCCGACCGGCTAGGGAAGATCGTGTCCGtggtggcggaggcggcgcggcagagcatgaagaagaagggGCTGCACTTCCCACCATGGCGTAAGCCGGAGTACATGCGCGCCAAGTGGCTGTCCCCGCACGTTCGCACCGGCGACAAGTCGGCCGCAACCCCGTCCCCCGCCGCCTCTGCCACGGCGACGGCGGTGTCGGCGGCGAGCTTCTCGGGCGAGTTCGAGCTGCTGTTCGGCATGAACAGGAGCGGGGTCTCCCCCACCCCCGGCGAGAAGATCACGGTGGTGGTGTCGCCGTGGCGCCCGACGGAGGAGGCGGCGAGCAAGAAGCAGCAGCCCAGGGCGAAGGTCGTCACGGGGCTCGCCGCCGTCCTCTGA